A single genomic interval of Acidobacteriota bacterium harbors:
- a CDS encoding ATP-binding cassette domain-containing protein, protein MVLELKSIRKCFGKVAAVDGVSFSVEKGTIYGLLGPNGAGKTTTIRMIMSILLPDEGEVRVLGNGIGAAVRDRMGYLPEERGLYRKMKILDMLVFFGRSHGLGTADAKKRAAEWLKKMELPGVQRKKVEELSKGMQQKVQFIAAVLHAPDLLVLDEPFSGLDPINTQVLKDAVLEMNRNGTTVIFSTHNMEEAEKMCNAICLINHGKAVVSGPLGDIKRGYGKRSIIVEGTGELAKVRDLDYVEKIDLYENYAEVRLKAGESPQRLLKDLVGVLDIRKFEVVEPTLRNIFIDLVSGGEREHQGV, encoded by the coding sequence ATGGTCCTGGAACTCAAATCGATCCGCAAGTGTTTCGGCAAGGTGGCCGCGGTGGACGGCGTTTCCTTCTCGGTGGAGAAGGGGACGATCTACGGGCTCCTGGGCCCCAACGGCGCCGGCAAGACCACCACCATCCGAATGATCATGTCCATCCTGCTTCCCGACGAGGGGGAAGTCCGGGTCCTGGGCAACGGCATCGGCGCCGCCGTCCGCGACCGGATGGGCTACCTCCCCGAAGAACGGGGCCTCTACCGCAAGATGAAGATCCTGGACATGCTGGTCTTCTTTGGCCGCTCCCACGGCCTGGGCACCGCCGATGCGAAGAAACGCGCCGCCGAGTGGCTCAAGAAGATGGAACTGCCCGGGGTGCAGCGGAAGAAGGTGGAGGAGCTGTCCAAGGGGATGCAGCAGAAGGTGCAGTTCATCGCCGCGGTGCTTCACGCGCCCGATCTCCTGGTCCTGGACGAGCCCTTCTCCGGCCTCGACCCCATCAACACCCAGGTCCTCAAGGACGCCGTTCTGGAGATGAACCGCAACGGCACCACCGTGATCTTCTCCACCCACAACATGGAGGAGGCGGAGAAGATGTGCAACGCCATCTGCCTCATCAACCACGGCAAGGCCGTGGTCTCCGGCCCGCTCGGCGACATCAAGCGGGGTTACGGGAAACGTTCCATCATCGTGGAGGGCACGGGGGAACTGGCGAAAGTCCGGGACCTCGACTACGTGGAGAAGATCGACCTCTACGAGAACTACGCCGAAGTCCGCCTCAAGGCCGGCGAAAGCCCCCAGCGCCTGCTGAAGGACCTGGTGGGCGTCCTGGACATCCGGAAGTTCGAGGTGGTGGAGCCCACCCTGCGCAACATTTTCATCGATCTCGTGAGCGGAGGCGAACGTGAACATCAGGGCGTTTGA
- a CDS encoding DUF3488 domain-containing protein: MRYATSFRLAACQMVLAGFLPLLLTGRLGIVQGLIFLAYLVFVMASPRFTHPPKSRESVWRTLLGSLLILSLYLADTAVLSRDFIMALAHVTMVIVALKLARPRRARDLLYVAALSLGFLLLSSLYTFDLWFLLFAAWFFVAGVQTLMLLEIRAASARFRPEAGEGETPLSEVPVLSDLEIPVRSRRLVLLSLATFVAVVALAVPLFLGLPRLAFGVLQWDLLRDNAQSGFTETTRLGEAASIRQSEAVVMRVRTELPPEQLPPDLKWRGIALDRFDGWNWSSWRKPVLVSNVRPGEFHRVADTRRREKLLRQEFYLEPMGTQTVFLAFRPHSVSWEVGPIVFNSDVIRTLRVNPDKFRYTAISDIRRPTPAELEATPPVDTEQFYLPSTLEIRNYSFRIAELADRVTRDAPSPWAKAQALTRFLRDNYRYSLEMSPCPPGRRPVEFFLFDMRMGHCEYFASTLALMLRYEGIPSRLVNGFQAGEVNPINNTFIVRQKDAHSWVEAWFHGVGWVELDPTPSVPFRVRSGFLAFFENLLEYVHFLWISQIVNYDLADQTQVFAWVRSNFRSAGEWLKSVFKGVEKFFTALWGLVTPGADAEAPAWFLPLVLAPVAAAAGVLLFRLLRRVARAFGGRKARVHLLALRVRERFFRACARAGYRRARGETFREFLGRIRLAESCPAGFLEAFGEGYHRLRFDPSCDEEELSRRLEALLPRLSAALVKCRGERPADR, translated from the coding sequence GTGAGGTACGCCACCAGCTTCCGCCTCGCCGCCTGCCAGATGGTCCTCGCCGGGTTTTTGCCCCTGCTCCTCACGGGCAGGCTCGGGATCGTCCAAGGGTTGATCTTCCTCGCCTACCTCGTTTTCGTGATGGCCTCGCCCCGGTTCACCCATCCGCCGAAAAGCCGGGAATCCGTGTGGCGGACCCTTCTCGGGTCGCTCCTGATCCTCTCCCTCTACCTGGCGGACACCGCCGTCCTCTCCCGGGATTTCATCATGGCCCTGGCCCACGTGACCATGGTCATCGTGGCGCTGAAACTGGCACGGCCCCGCCGGGCCCGGGACCTGCTCTACGTCGCGGCGCTCTCGCTGGGGTTTCTGCTCCTGTCCAGCCTTTACACGTTCGATCTCTGGTTCCTGCTTTTTGCGGCATGGTTCTTCGTCGCGGGCGTCCAGACCCTGATGCTGCTGGAGATCCGGGCGGCCTCGGCGCGGTTTCGCCCGGAGGCCGGGGAAGGGGAGACCCCTCTCTCGGAGGTCCCCGTCCTCTCCGACCTGGAGATCCCCGTTCGGTCCCGCCGCCTGGTGCTCCTGAGCCTGGCGACTTTCGTCGCCGTCGTCGCCCTGGCGGTCCCGCTCTTCCTCGGGCTTCCCCGCCTGGCTTTCGGGGTCCTTCAGTGGGACCTCCTCCGCGACAACGCCCAATCCGGCTTCACCGAGACCACCCGCCTGGGGGAGGCGGCCTCCATCCGGCAGAGCGAGGCGGTGGTCATGCGCGTCCGGACGGAGCTCCCGCCGGAACAGCTCCCCCCCGACCTCAAGTGGCGGGGGATCGCTCTCGACCGCTTCGACGGCTGGAACTGGAGTTCCTGGCGCAAGCCGGTCCTGGTGTCGAACGTGCGCCCCGGGGAATTCCACCGGGTGGCGGACACCCGGCGCCGCGAGAAACTCCTCCGCCAGGAGTTCTACCTCGAGCCCATGGGCACGCAGACGGTTTTCCTGGCCTTCCGCCCGCACAGCGTCTCGTGGGAGGTCGGGCCCATCGTGTTCAACAGCGACGTGATCCGGACCCTGCGCGTCAACCCGGACAAGTTCCGCTACACGGCGATCTCGGACATCCGGCGCCCCACCCCGGCCGAACTGGAGGCAACCCCGCCCGTCGACACCGAGCAGTTCTACCTCCCCAGCACCCTGGAAATCCGGAACTACTCCTTCCGGATCGCCGAACTCGCGGACCGCGTTACCCGGGACGCCCCGTCCCCGTGGGCCAAGGCCCAGGCGCTGACCCGCTTCCTCCGGGACAACTACCGTTACTCCCTGGAGATGAGCCCCTGCCCGCCGGGCCGGCGTCCCGTGGAATTCTTCCTCTTCGACATGCGGATGGGCCACTGCGAGTACTTCGCCTCCACCCTGGCCCTGATGCTCCGCTACGAGGGCATCCCCTCGCGGTTGGTCAACGGCTTCCAGGCGGGGGAGGTCAACCCCATCAACAACACCTTCATCGTCCGCCAGAAGGACGCCCACAGCTGGGTGGAAGCCTGGTTCCATGGCGTCGGGTGGGTGGAGCTCGACCCGACCCCTTCGGTGCCCTTCCGGGTCCGGTCGGGGTTCCTGGCCTTTTTCGAGAACCTGCTCGAGTACGTTCACTTCCTCTGGATCAGCCAGATCGTCAACTACGACCTCGCGGACCAGACCCAGGTTTTCGCCTGGGTCCGGAGCAACTTCCGCAGTGCGGGCGAGTGGCTGAAATCGGTCTTCAAAGGCGTCGAGAAGTTCTTCACCGCTCTGTGGGGGCTGGTCACCCCGGGAGCCGACGCCGAAGCGCCCGCGTGGTTCCTGCCCCTGGTCCTGGCCCCCGTGGCCGCGGCGGCCGGCGTGCTGCTCTTCCGGCTTCTCCGCCGGGTGGCCCGTGCCTTCGGGGGCCGGAAAGCCCGGGTCCACCTCCTGGCCCTCCGGGTCCGGGAACGGTTTTTCCGGGCGTGCGCCCGGGCGGGCTACCGCCGGGCACGGGGAGAGACCTTCCGGGAATTTCTCGGGCGGATTCGTCTGGCGGAGTCCTGCCCGGCCGGTTTCCTGGAGGCCTTTGGCGAAGGCTACCACCGGCTGCGTTTCGACCCTTCCTGCGACGAGGAGGAACTCTCCCGTCGGCTGGAAGCGCTCCTGCCCCGCCTCTCGGCGGCCCTGGTCAAGTGCCGGGGAGAGCGGCCGGCCGATCGATGA
- a CDS encoding DUF58 domain-containing protein has protein sequence MSRKVPIAEPAPRKKDHAFFWSLVLLGLTILFFRVATHLFRTGLRMPGMMLSMAGMLILIAELVLFLPVLYRNAFHGSSLPGRFRVTAGGWIFLLMVLLLGLAAVNTGNNLLYIVLSFLIATIVVSGIVSRVSLRNVRIALDFPDVIFAGESVVGRLTVVNGKRFAASFSIGVECRLFNETFSGVPAAPVKRQPRLARKRRAPREVPLVRSRVYAPAIGPRLTAAFTFPVRFDRRGLYRIQEIELGTAFPFGFFRKTRILEGNGELIVYPNPAEPDEVQRIIEERLEDQPTDRKGPGSEIYALRDYVDGEDIRLVHWKVSARIGRLITRDFTKDGKERIRVLFDQAAPGESGEETGEGRDSARFEKALSILAYLTLESKGEGNLLEIAFSHPGEGEPESESDDDALLRRLALARMAPPPETEPAHPFNSPVFLSAAGHEIQERYILVSFRPPGAFGALAGCIDIHVDMGAL, from the coding sequence ATGTCGCGAAAGGTGCCGATCGCCGAGCCCGCCCCCCGGAAGAAGGACCACGCCTTCTTCTGGTCCCTGGTCCTGCTCGGCCTGACGATCCTCTTCTTCAGGGTCGCCACCCACCTCTTCCGGACCGGCCTGCGCATGCCGGGGATGATGCTGTCCATGGCGGGCATGCTGATCCTGATCGCGGAGCTGGTCCTTTTCCTGCCCGTCCTCTACCGGAACGCCTTTCACGGCTCCTCGCTTCCCGGGCGCTTCCGCGTGACCGCCGGGGGGTGGATCTTCCTCCTGATGGTCCTCCTCCTCGGGCTCGCCGCGGTGAACACGGGGAACAACCTCCTCTACATCGTTCTCTCCTTCCTTATCGCCACCATCGTGGTGTCGGGGATCGTCTCCCGGGTCTCGCTGCGCAACGTCAGGATCGCCCTCGATTTCCCCGACGTCATCTTTGCCGGGGAGAGCGTGGTCGGACGCCTGACCGTAGTCAACGGGAAGCGCTTCGCGGCGTCCTTCTCCATCGGCGTGGAGTGCCGCCTCTTCAACGAGACCTTCTCGGGCGTCCCGGCCGCGCCGGTAAAACGGCAGCCACGCCTCGCCCGGAAGCGGCGGGCGCCGCGGGAAGTCCCCCTGGTCCGCAGCCGGGTCTATGCCCCCGCCATCGGCCCCCGGCTCACGGCCGCCTTCACGTTCCCGGTCCGGTTCGACCGGCGGGGCCTCTACCGGATCCAGGAGATCGAGCTGGGCACGGCCTTCCCCTTCGGCTTCTTCCGGAAGACCCGCATCCTGGAGGGGAACGGCGAACTGATCGTCTACCCCAACCCGGCGGAGCCGGACGAGGTGCAGCGGATCATCGAGGAACGTCTCGAGGACCAGCCCACGGACCGGAAAGGGCCCGGTTCGGAGATCTACGCCCTGCGCGACTACGTGGACGGGGAGGATATCCGCCTGGTGCACTGGAAGGTGTCCGCCCGCATCGGCCGGCTGATCACCCGGGATTTCACCAAGGACGGCAAGGAGCGTATCCGGGTCCTGTTCGACCAGGCCGCCCCGGGGGAAAGCGGGGAGGAAACCGGTGAAGGGCGGGATTCCGCGCGTTTCGAGAAGGCCCTGTCCATCCTCGCGTACCTCACGCTGGAATCCAAGGGGGAAGGCAATCTCCTGGAGATCGCCTTCAGCCACCCCGGGGAAGGGGAACCCGAATCGGAGAGCGACGACGATGCCCTCCTCCGCCGCCTGGCCCTGGCCCGCATGGCGCCTCCGCCGGAAACGGAGCCCGCCCACCCGTTCAACTCCCCCGTCTTTCTCTCCGCGGCGGGCCACGAGATCCAGGAGCGTTACATCCTGGTCTCCTTCCGGCCGCCCGGGGCCTTCGGCGCCCTGGCCGGGTGCATCGACATCCATGTGGACATGGGGGCGCTGTGA
- a CDS encoding CcmD family protein — MNHWLFAAYSSVFVLLLGYLLFLSSRLERLSSDIEDLREELARVPRDGAGTDSEASATRPGP, encoded by the coding sequence GTGAATCACTGGCTTTTTGCCGCTTACAGCTCCGTTTTCGTCCTCCTCCTGGGATATCTCCTCTTCCTGAGTTCCAGGCTGGAGCGTCTGTCCTCCGACATCGAGGACCTGCGGGAGGAACTGGCCCGGGTCCCGCGGGACGGGGCGGGGACGGACTCCGAAGCTTCCGCGACGCGTCCGGGCCCCTGA
- the ccsA gene encoding cytochrome c biogenesis protein CcsA codes for MTPRRFRHLAVFAASALLAVAAMWAVFVHAPRERAMGEIQRIFYIHVALAWVGIAAFVVLFAASALYLWNGRTALDRLAQATAETGVLFATLVLVTGSIWARGVWGAWWVWDPRLTSSLVLWMLYAAYLALRRQVRDPLRRMRFSAVYAIIAFLDVPVVFFSIRWWRGQHPEPVGMAPEMLHAVLAACAACTVLGALVVSLRCGTLKLEHALEGLQAELRERSKLS; via the coding sequence ATGACGCCTCGACGGTTCCGACACCTGGCCGTCTTCGCCGCGTCGGCCCTCCTCGCCGTTGCGGCGATGTGGGCCGTTTTCGTCCATGCGCCCCGTGAGCGGGCGATGGGCGAGATCCAGCGCATCTTCTACATCCACGTGGCGCTGGCGTGGGTCGGGATCGCGGCGTTCGTCGTCCTTTTCGCAGCCAGCGCCCTGTACCTCTGGAACGGGAGAACCGCCCTGGACCGGTTGGCGCAGGCCACGGCCGAGACCGGGGTCCTCTTCGCCACCCTGGTCCTGGTGACGGGGTCCATCTGGGCCCGCGGCGTGTGGGGGGCCTGGTGGGTGTGGGACCCCCGCCTGACATCCTCCCTGGTGCTGTGGATGCTCTACGCGGCTTACCTCGCCCTCCGCCGGCAGGTGAGGGACCCCCTTCGCCGGATGCGGTTCTCGGCGGTTTACGCCATCATCGCCTTCCTGGACGTCCCCGTCGTGTTCTTCTCCATCCGCTGGTGGCGCGGTCAGCACCCCGAACCCGTCGGGATGGCCCCGGAAATGCTCCACGCGGTGCTGGCCGCCTGCGCCGCGTGCACCGTCCTCGGGGCGCTCGTGGTGTCCCTCCGCTGCGGGACGCTGAAACTGGAGCACGCCCTCGAGGGCCTCCAGGCCGAACTCCGTGAGAGGTCAAAACTATCGTGA
- a CDS encoding cysteine synthase family protein, protein MWDRRRRCRNSVVDCIGTTPMVRINRITEGCGCDIFAKLDFMNPMGSSKDRIAKYMIEKAERDGRLKPGDVILENSSGNTALGLAMVAIQKGYRLRVVVRDRISMEKFNLLRTLGAEVVKADTSLPPEHPDSYNNITPRLARETPSCFFPDQHNNRENNEAHYHTTGPEIWEQMEGRIDYVVLGVGTGGTCGGVSRFLKEQDPRIRVVAVDIEGSVYTGYFRTGKVPPSAPYLLEGLGDEFIIGCMEFDRIDDILQATDRDAFLMARRLAREEGIMAGGSSGAALWACLEVARGLGRPARIATLFPDGAARYLSTIFNDDWMREKGLL, encoded by the coding sequence ATGTGGGATCGAAGACGCCGGTGCCGGAACAGCGTGGTGGACTGCATCGGGACCACGCCCATGGTCCGGATCAACCGGATCACCGAGGGCTGCGGCTGCGACATCTTCGCCAAGCTGGATTTCATGAACCCCATGGGCAGCAGCAAGGACCGCATCGCCAAGTACATGATCGAGAAGGCGGAGCGGGACGGACGGCTCAAGCCCGGGGACGTCATCCTCGAAAATTCCTCGGGCAACACGGCCCTGGGTCTGGCCATGGTGGCCATACAGAAGGGCTACCGGTTGCGGGTCGTGGTCCGGGACCGGATCAGCATGGAGAAGTTCAACCTCCTCCGGACCCTGGGGGCGGAGGTGGTCAAGGCCGACACCTCCCTGCCGCCGGAGCACCCCGACAGCTACAACAACATCACGCCCCGCCTGGCCCGGGAAACCCCCTCCTGCTTCTTTCCCGATCAGCACAACAACCGGGAGAACAACGAGGCCCACTACCACACCACCGGCCCGGAGATCTGGGAGCAGATGGAGGGCCGGATCGATTATGTGGTGCTCGGGGTCGGCACCGGGGGCACCTGCGGCGGGGTCTCCCGCTTCCTCAAGGAGCAGGACCCGCGGATCCGGGTGGTGGCCGTGGACATCGAAGGGTCCGTCTACACCGGGTACTTCCGCACGGGGAAGGTTCCCCCCTCGGCGCCGTATCTCCTGGAAGGCCTGGGGGACGAGTTCATCATCGGCTGCATGGAGTTCGACCGGATCGACGACATCCTCCAGGCCACCGACCGGGACGCCTTTCTCATGGCCCGACGCCTGGCCCGCGAGGAGGGGATCATGGCCGGGGGGTCCAGCGGGGCCGCGCTCTGGGCCTGCCTGGAAGTGGCCCGGGGTCTCGGGCGCCCCGCCCGCATCGCCACCCTCTTCCCCGACGGCGCGGCCCGGTACCTGTCCACGATCTTCAACGACGACTGGATGAGGGAGAAAGGACTGCTCTGA
- the amrB gene encoding AmmeMemoRadiSam system protein B, protein MNTRMPAVAGRFYPGSAASLRRELESLVPQTTDKRAVKGLVAPHAGYVYSGPVAGAVYAAVSIPERALVLCPNHTGRGAPFAVQSEGAWATPLGEVPIESSLARRLKEECPLLEEDGAAHAREHSLEVQLPFLQHLAPGIRFVPVCVGSGRLGSLLELGDSIARVLEAEPETLLVASSDMTHYESATAARKKDEKAIDRMKALDPEGLFRVVTEHAISMCGYAPAVVVMQACRALGATRGELVRYANSGDVSGDYAAVVGYAGVIFL, encoded by the coding sequence ATGAACACCCGGATGCCTGCCGTGGCCGGACGGTTCTACCCCGGATCCGCCGCATCCCTGCGCCGGGAACTCGAAAGCCTGGTGCCGCAAACAACCGACAAGCGCGCCGTGAAGGGCCTCGTCGCCCCCCACGCCGGCTACGTCTACTCGGGCCCCGTGGCGGGGGCCGTTTACGCCGCCGTGAGCATCCCGGAGCGGGCCCTGGTCCTCTGCCCGAACCACACGGGAAGGGGGGCCCCTTTCGCCGTCCAGAGCGAAGGGGCCTGGGCGACGCCGCTCGGGGAGGTCCCGATCGAGTCGTCCCTGGCCCGGCGCCTGAAGGAGGAATGCCCGCTCCTGGAAGAGGACGGGGCCGCGCACGCCCGGGAACACTCCCTCGAGGTGCAGCTCCCCTTCCTTCAGCACCTGGCCCCGGGGATCCGGTTCGTCCCGGTCTGCGTGGGGAGCGGTCGGCTCGGGTCCCTCCTGGAGCTGGGGGACAGCATCGCCCGGGTCCTCGAGGCCGAACCGGAGACCCTCCTGGTGGCCAGTTCCGACATGACCCACTACGAGTCGGCGACCGCCGCACGGAAGAAGGACGAGAAGGCCATCGACCGCATGAAGGCCCTGGATCCCGAGGGCCTTTTCCGGGTGGTGACGGAGCATGCCATCTCCATGTGCGGATACGCGCCCGCGGTGGTGGTCATGCAGGCCTGCCGCGCGCTGGGGGCCACGCGCGGAGAACTCGTCCGGTACGCCAACTCGGGTGACGTCTCCGGTGATTACGCCGCGGTGGTGGGATACGCCGGCGTCATCTTCCTCTGA
- a CDS encoding serine/threonine protein kinase has translation MKQPEKIGKYAVLEILGQGSSGEVYKAFDPVIERFVALKIIRTEILEQPGMLQRFKKEVQAQGKVIHPNVAAIFDVSYFNERYVIIMEYIHGKRLREVMEIERFVPLRRFYRFSKQICKGLACAHRQGIVHRDIKPENIMITPDDQVKIMDFSVAKLASSPTLPGSNFLLGSAHYMSPEQVMGIPISHQADQFAVGIVCFEMLAGKKPFTGDTIADTILNITKKDPPAIHDINPMVDEGLDRIIRKALAKDASARYPSISHLRRAIREHLSAMEPNLVADDVEED, from the coding sequence GTGAAACAGCCCGAGAAGATCGGGAAATACGCCGTTCTTGAGATCCTCGGGCAGGGGAGTTCCGGGGAGGTCTACAAGGCCTTCGACCCCGTCATCGAGCGCTTCGTCGCCCTGAAGATCATCCGGACCGAGATCCTGGAACAGCCGGGGATGCTCCAGCGGTTCAAGAAGGAGGTCCAGGCACAGGGCAAGGTCATCCACCCCAATGTCGCCGCCATCTTCGACGTGTCTTACTTCAACGAACGCTACGTGATCATCATGGAGTACATTCACGGGAAACGGCTGCGCGAGGTCATGGAGATCGAGCGCTTCGTCCCCCTCCGGCGGTTCTACCGGTTCTCGAAGCAGATCTGCAAGGGCTTGGCGTGCGCTCACCGGCAAGGCATCGTCCACCGGGACATCAAGCCCGAAAACATCATGATCACCCCCGACGACCAGGTCAAGATCATGGATTTCTCCGTGGCCAAGCTGGCCTCCTCCCCCACCCTCCCCGGCAGCAACTTCCTCCTGGGGAGCGCCCACTACATGTCGCCCGAACAGGTGATGGGCATCCCCATCTCCCACCAGGCCGACCAGTTCGCCGTGGGAATCGTGTGCTTCGAGATGCTGGCGGGAAAGAAACCGTTCACCGGGGACACCATCGCCGACACCATCCTGAACATCACCAAGAAAGACCCTCCCGCCATCCACGACATCAACCCCATGGTGGACGAGGGACTCGACCGCATCATCCGGAAGGCCCTCGCCAAGGACGCCTCCGCCCGCTACCCTTCCATTTCCCACCTTCGCCGGGCCATCCGGGAACACCTGTCCGCCATGGAACCCAACCTCGTCGCCGACGACGTCGAAGAAGACTGA